The following are encoded together in the Citrobacter arsenatis genome:
- the dsdA gene encoding D-serine ammonia-lyase → MENIQTLIAQHPLVEDLVALKETTWFNPGTTSLAEGLPYVGLTEHDVQDAHARLARFAPYLAQAFPETAATGGIIESELAVIPAMQKRLEKAFGQHICGELLLKKDSHLPISGSIKARGGIYEVLSHAEKLALEAGLLTTQDDYSILLSPEFKQFFSQYSIAVGSTGNLGMSIGIMSARIGFKVTVHMSADARAWKKAKLRSHGVTVVEYEEDYGVAVEQGRKAAESDPNCFFIDDENSRTLFLGYAVAGQRLKAQFTQQGRVVDADHPLFVYLPCGVGGGPGGVAFGLKLAFGDNVHCFFAEPTHSPCMLLGIYTGLHDTISVQDIGIDNLTAADGLAVGRASGFVGRAMERLLDGLYTLDDQTMYDMLGWLAQEEGIRLEPSALAGMVGPQHVCASADYQQMHGLSAEQLNNATHLVWATGGGMVPEAEMAQYLAKGR, encoded by the coding sequence ATGGAAAACATTCAAACACTTATCGCCCAGCATCCTTTAGTGGAAGACCTGGTCGCTCTCAAGGAGACGACCTGGTTTAACCCTGGCACCACCTCTCTTGCGGAAGGTTTACCGTACGTTGGCCTGACCGAGCACGATGTTCAGGATGCCCACGCCCGTCTGGCGCGCTTCGCGCCGTATCTGGCGCAGGCATTCCCGGAAACCGCAGCCACCGGCGGCATTATCGAATCTGAGCTGGCCGTCATTCCAGCGATGCAAAAACGGCTGGAAAAAGCGTTCGGACAACACATCTGCGGCGAGCTGCTGCTGAAAAAAGACAGCCATCTACCAATTTCCGGTTCAATTAAAGCCCGTGGCGGCATTTATGAAGTACTGTCCCACGCGGAAAAACTGGCACTGGAAGCAGGTCTGCTGACCACACAAGACGATTACAGCATTCTGCTTTCACCTGAGTTCAAACAGTTCTTCAGCCAGTACAGCATCGCGGTAGGCTCCACCGGCAACCTCGGCATGTCGATTGGCATTATGAGCGCCCGTATCGGCTTTAAGGTGACGGTGCATATGTCTGCCGACGCTCGCGCGTGGAAAAAAGCCAAACTGCGCAGTCACGGCGTGACGGTAGTGGAGTATGAAGAAGACTACGGCGTGGCGGTAGAGCAGGGTCGTAAGGCGGCAGAATCCGATCCGAACTGTTTCTTTATCGATGATGAAAACTCCCGCACGCTGTTCTTAGGCTATGCAGTGGCTGGCCAGCGCCTAAAGGCGCAGTTTACCCAGCAGGGGCGCGTAGTAGATGCCGATCATCCGCTGTTTGTTTACTTGCCATGCGGCGTCGGCGGCGGCCCTGGCGGCGTGGCGTTTGGCCTGAAGCTGGCATTTGGCGATAACGTCCACTGCTTCTTCGCAGAACCGACCCATTCACCGTGCATGCTGCTGGGGATTTATACCGGGCTGCACGATACGATTTCCGTGCAGGATATCGGCATCGATAACCTGACGGCGGCGGATGGCCTGGCGGTTGGTCGCGCGTCCGGCTTTGTTGGCCGGGCGATGGAACGTCTGCTCGACGGTCTGTACACCCTGGACGATCAGACGATGTACGATATGCTGGGCTGGCTGGCGCAGGAAGAGGGCATTCGCCTTGAGCCGTCGGCGCTGGCCGGGATGGTCGGTCCGCAACACGTATGCGCCTCTGCTGACTATCAGCAGATGCACGGCCTCAGCGCAGAGCAGCTCAATAACGCCACCCACCTGGTGTGGGCGACCGGCGGCGGCATGGTACCAGAAGCCGAAATGGCGCAGTACCTGGCCAAAGGGCGTTAA